Proteins encoded within one genomic window of Hermetia illucens chromosome 2, iHerIll2.2.curated.20191125, whole genome shotgun sequence:
- the LOC119649339 gene encoding uncharacterized protein LOC119649339 — protein MSTMSVGKQILLFLGLLQGCLATDCATRKKWGYVCKSDCSELYFCTQNGGNWRKNLVEVCDSKKCSETEGKCIESDFCSLGNPSDFECSSEGIFPSPFDCGKYYTCDNNLNATEQNCPSSKGYSAATQKCSIDLTDPQCQYRPECNNKFDNGAWQGDENIFYLCAEGTSGSLKIELYRCPGGQIFRDGNCINVPPSYSNAGADNNSQGMVNSSQAIEPENTQSSEKPGNSELSSNLVKPEAPCRRKGLMEHHLDCTKYVYCDHEFNKIEYSCPEKTYYDKFLRRCLRGTCEN, from the exons atgtcgaccatgTCTGTAGGGAAGCAAATACTACTCTTTTTGGGTCTGTTGCAAGGG TGTCTCGCGACTGATTGTGCAACACGCAAAAAGTGGGGCTACGTTTGCAAGAGCGACTGTTCGGAGTTATATTTTTGCACGCAAAATGGAGGTAATTGGAGGAAGAATTTAGTAGAAGTATGTGACTCAAAAAAGTGTAGTGAAACTGAGGGAAAATGTATAGAATCTGATTTTTGTTCACTTGGGAATCCATCTGACTTCGAGTGCTCTTCGGAAGGAATCTTTCCAAGTCCTTTTGATTGTGGAAAGTACTATACTTGTGATAACAATTTGAACGCAACTGAGCAAAATTGTCCATCGTCGAAAGGTTACTCAGCGGCAACCCAAAAGTGTTCGATTGACCTAACTGACCCTCAGTGTCAGTACAGACCTGAATGTAATAACAAATTTGACAACGGAGCCTGGCAAGGggatgaaaatatattttatctttgtGCTGAGGGCACTTCAGGTTCATTGAAAATCGAACTATATCGCTGCCCGGGAGGTCAGATATTCAGAGACGGAAACTGTATCAATGTTCCACCAAGTTATTCAAATGCTGGAGCAGATAACAACTCTCAAGGAATGGTAAACTCATCACAAGCAATAGAGCCAGAAAACACTCAAAGTTCTGAAAAACCAGGGAACTCAGAATTATCTTCAAATCTGGTAAAACCCGAGGCACCATGTCGGAGGAAGGGCCTAATGGAACATCATCTGGACTGCACGAAATATGTTTACTGCGATCATGAGTTCAACAAGATAGAGTACTCTTGTCCTGAAAAAACATATTATGATAAATTTCTACGACGCTGCTTACGGGGGACGTGTGAAAATTAA